Proteins found in one Haloferax litoreum genomic segment:
- the cobA gene encoding uroporphyrinogen-III C-methyltransferase, giving the protein MPGADETTESGSASTDADSVGVVHLVGSGPGDPELLTMKAARLIDEADVVLHDKLPGPEILGMIPPEKREDVGKRAGGEWTPQEYTNARMVELAREGNEVVRLKGGDPFVFGRGGEEMEHLAENGIPFDIVPGITSAVAGPGSAGIPVTHRDHVSSVSFVTGHEDPTKAESAIDWHALAATGGTLVVLMGVGKLPLYTAELRDAGMDGDTPVALIERATWPEMRVATGTLDTIVEARDEADIEPPAITVIGDVAATRDRVKSFLHGGGVDALANAASTDDVKESGDEEAHDE; this is encoded by the coding sequence ATGCCGGGAGCGGACGAGACGACAGAGTCCGGTTCCGCATCGACTGACGCCGATTCCGTCGGTGTCGTCCACCTCGTCGGTAGCGGTCCGGGCGACCCGGAGCTGCTCACGATGAAGGCCGCGCGCCTCATCGACGAAGCGGACGTCGTCCTCCACGACAAACTGCCCGGCCCGGAGATTCTCGGGATGATTCCGCCGGAGAAGCGCGAAGACGTGGGCAAGCGCGCCGGCGGCGAGTGGACGCCACAGGAGTACACGAACGCGCGGATGGTCGAACTCGCCCGCGAGGGCAACGAAGTCGTCCGACTGAAAGGCGGCGACCCGTTCGTCTTCGGGCGCGGCGGCGAGGAGATGGAACACCTCGCCGAGAACGGCATCCCGTTCGATATCGTGCCGGGCATCACCTCGGCCGTCGCCGGTCCGGGGTCGGCAGGCATCCCCGTCACCCACCGCGACCACGTCTCGTCCGTCTCGTTCGTCACCGGACACGAAGACCCGACGAAAGCGGAGTCGGCAATCGACTGGCACGCCCTCGCCGCGACGGGCGGGACGCTCGTCGTCCTCATGGGCGTCGGCAAACTGCCGCTGTACACCGCCGAACTCCGCGACGCTGGCATGGACGGTGACACGCCCGTTGCCCTCATCGAACGCGCGACGTGGCCCGAGATGCGCGTCGCAACCGGCACCCTCGACACCATCGTCGAGGCACGCGACGAGGCGGACATCGAACCGCCGGCAATCACCGTCATCGGTGACGTCGCGGCGACCCGTGACCGGGTCAAATCGTTCCTGCACGGCGGCGGTGTCGACGCGCTGGCCAACGCTGCATCGACCGACGACGTGAAGGAGAGCGGCGACGAGGAGGCACACGACGAATGA
- the hemC gene encoding hydroxymethylbilane synthase, with amino-acid sequence MTTRTLRLATRGSALARAQASSVQEALGSRRLDVELVEVETEGDRIQDELIHRLGKTGAFVRALDERVLAGDVDAAVHSMKDMPTEKPNDLVVAGVPERAPAGDVLVTPDGKDIDELPEGAVVGTSSLRRQAQLQNYREDLEVAALRGNVDTRVEKLLATSLQREHEARIDDDEERKGKHGKTDHESEFDQRPDEWFDSLSELERQAMGRKVETEYDAIVLAEAGLKRSGLADKVEYQRLERTSFVPAPGQGAIAVTASDPEIIDLVHDKLDHPRTRVETTVERTILAELGGGCIAPVGVHALLQGEHVHVDVQVLATDGSEAIKTSRNLPVGNHANAARDFAADLSERGAGQLVEDARKEAEEE; translated from the coding sequence ATGACTACACGGACGCTGCGACTGGCGACGCGGGGGTCGGCGCTCGCTCGCGCACAGGCTTCGAGCGTACAGGAGGCGCTCGGAAGCCGACGACTCGACGTCGAACTCGTCGAAGTCGAGACCGAGGGAGACCGGATTCAGGACGAACTCATCCACCGACTGGGCAAGACGGGTGCGTTCGTTCGCGCGCTCGACGAACGCGTTCTCGCCGGCGACGTCGACGCGGCGGTCCACTCGATGAAGGACATGCCGACCGAGAAGCCCAACGACCTCGTCGTCGCGGGCGTTCCCGAACGCGCACCCGCGGGCGACGTCCTCGTGACCCCTGACGGGAAAGACATCGACGAACTCCCCGAGGGAGCAGTCGTCGGCACCTCGTCGCTCCGCCGGCAGGCGCAACTGCAGAACTACCGCGAGGACCTCGAAGTCGCGGCACTCCGCGGCAACGTCGACACGCGCGTCGAGAAGTTGCTGGCGACGAGTCTCCAGCGAGAACACGAAGCGCGCATCGACGACGACGAAGAACGGAAAGGCAAGCACGGAAAGACCGACCACGAGAGCGAGTTCGACCAGCGACCCGACGAGTGGTTCGATAGCCTCAGCGAACTCGAACGCCAGGCGATGGGCCGAAAAGTCGAGACGGAGTACGACGCCATCGTCCTCGCAGAAGCGGGCCTCAAGCGTAGTGGCCTCGCCGACAAAGTCGAATACCAGCGTCTCGAGCGAACGTCGTTCGTCCCCGCGCCCGGGCAGGGAGCCATCGCCGTGACGGCCTCGGACCCGGAGATTATCGACCTCGTCCACGACAAACTCGACCACCCGCGGACTCGCGTCGAGACCACCGTCGAACGGACCATCCTCGCCGAACTCGGCGGCGGGTGTATCGCACCGGTCGGCGTCCACGCCCTCCTACAGGGCGAACACGTCCACGTGGACGTGCAGGTGCTCGCAACCGACGGGTCGGAAGCCATCAAGACGTCCCGCAACCTGCCGGTCGGCAACCACGCGAACGCCGCCCGCGACTTCGCGGCCGACCTGAGTGAACGCGGTGCCGGCCAACTGGTCGAAGACGCCCGGAAGGAAGCAGAGGAGGAGTAA